TCACCCAGGTCGAACAGGGCAGGGCAGACCAGGTTGCCTACATTCTCGATAAATAACAGGCTTTCGGGCTTGAGGTCGAGCTGTTTGACGGCCTTGTTGACCATGATGGCATCCAGATGGCAGCCGTTTCCGGTATTTATCTGGATTACAGGCGCTCCTGCCTGGCTGATCCGGCGGGCATCGTTGGAAGTTTGCTGGTCGCCCTCAATGACATAGAGTTGTTTTTGCGCCTTGAGTGCACTTATTGTGCGTTCGAGCAGGGTTGTCTTGCCTGAGCCCGGAGAACTGACCAGATTGAAAGCCGTCACTTTCAAGGCTTCAAAATATCCCCTGTTGCGCTCGGCATACTGCAGATTTTTATCCAGAATGTTTCGCTCGATCCTGATGGTCAGTGGGTTGGGGTGTGCATGGGGATGATCGTGCTCGTGAGGGTGGTCATGGTGCGCATGATCGTGTGCATGATCGTGAAGCACGTGACCATCATGGTGGCTGTGTGTATGATGGTGTGGATGCGAATGCTCAAGATCGCCGTGCTTGTGCACATGGGTGTGATAATGCATATGGGCATCATCAGGATGTTCGATTTTCCGGTAGGTAATGTGGTCGTCTTCGCCACAGCCGCAAGTTCCGCACATATCAGTTGTTTTTAATCTTTTACTACTTCGATAGATTTGATATTCAACTCTTTACCTGTAAGCAGGTGGGTGTTCAGGCTGTTGCAGTAGGGGCAGATTTTAAAAATGTCTTCAGGTTCAAATTCGTTGCAGCAGTCTTCGCAGGCCGCCATAGCTTTTCTCCAGTGAAACACTACTTTGGCTTTCGAGGCGATGGTCTCCCTGATGGCTTCTGCCATTGCCATCTCTATGGCATCGGGCTCCACGCCTGACCATGAGCCTATCTCAAGTTCTATTTTGCTCACTTCATCTGCTCCGGCAGCCCGGGCCTCTGCATCAACAATTTCCATAATATTCAGGGCGATAGAAAGTTCGTGCATGACCCATCAGCTTCGGTGATACGAAAGTAAGATTTTTTCTGTTTGCAGTCAGGGCGGGGCTCAACGCATAACGGTGATGCTCCCCTGCAGGCGAAGCTTCACTTCACCTTCAAGACCCTCGAAAAATACATCACACACATAAAAGTAGGTTCCGTCGGCCACATCCGTTCCACTGCCCATCACCTTTCCGTTCCAGCGAATCTCGGGCTTGTCTGTTTTGAAAACCACATTTCCCCAACGGTTGAATATAGTCAGGTCAATGCGGTTGATATTTGCGTTTGGATTGTTTGCCGGGAAACCCATCGGAATCAGCTCGTCGTTGAAGCCATCGCCATTGGGGCTGAAGAAGTTGGGAATCTCAAATAGCGGACAGGCATCGTAATCGATGCATACTTTGTTCGAGGCTTCTGACACATTGCCTGTGGAATCGACCGCTGTCAGGTAATAACAGCCGACCACAAAGCGCTCTTTCTGATGAAGATAGGATAAGGTATTCGGTCCAAGGCTGTCGATAAGGGTGAATGCGCCATCAGGTTTTGTTGCGAAATAAACCCGGATACGTTTCAGGTCGTAGCCACAGCTGTCGGGCAAACGGCTCCAGCTGAGCAGGTTTTCGATGCGTTCGCAATCCGGTGTCACCGACAATACCGGCGGGCATGGAGGGGTGTTGTCCACCGGGACGGCGCTCACCACGTTGGAATGGTTAACAATAGGTGCAATAAAGCCCGGGCTCGAAAATGCGCCGACGGTTCGCACATAATAATGATAGGAGTCTCCATTGGCAAGGTTTTCGTGTCGCCAGGTGTTTCCGCCTGTACTGCCAAGAAGCGTGAATGTTTCGCTGTTTGCAGGTTTACCAAAAATTTCAGTTCGGCTGTTATTCCATGGCACATTGGTTTGCCAGCTCAGGACGACCGCCCGGTCGGATGGATTGGCTTTGAGCAGCACTGAGGATGCCCTGCGCGACAGGCCGATATCGCCTGCGGTGAGGCTTCTGAACATGATCTGGTAGCTCAGGCCATTGGTTTGGTTGTTCAGATTGGCATTTTGGTCGTAAAATATGGTGTCGTTGAGGCCCTGAGCGGTGTGCACAAGTTCGGGATTCTGCCCGGTAAGGCCGCTCAACCTGAATAATTGGTATTCGTAAGGGCCTGGGAACTGCTGGGTGTCGAGTTCAGTGGGCTTGCTCCATACCACCCAAACCCGGCCGGAGTTCAGGTTGAGGCTGTCGTTGGTTACGTTGGTAATTACCGGCAGGTCGCGTCTGAGTCGGGCGCATGAGGGGTTGCTGGCTTTGCTTTCGGCCCCATCGGCAAAGATGGCCGTTACCAAATAGCAGTAATCGTTGCCCGGAGCGAGTCCCTGGCCATTGGCATCGTCCCGGTAAGCCAATGCGTCAGCCTGGTTGATGGTAGCTATGAGTTGGTAGCCGGAACCTGCTGGTACTCCGGTTTCGCATTGTAAAGGGG
This window of the Bacteroidota bacterium genome carries:
- the hypA gene encoding hydrogenase maturation nickel metallochaperone HypA; this translates as MHELSIALNIMEIVDAEARAAGADEVSKIELEIGSWSGVEPDAIEMAMAEAIRETIASKAKVVFHWRKAMAACEDCCNEFEPEDIFKICPYCNSLNTHLLTGKELNIKSIEVVKD
- a CDS encoding gliding motility-associated C-terminal domain-containing protein; this translates as MSWRLALLIMLLIVCGIRTYATHQRAAEITYKHIGGLTYEFTITMYTYTPSPADDVRTTLPIKWGDNTQSDIPRVVFQALPNNYTLNVYRMTHTFPASGTYTISVEDPNRNFGVVNIPNSVNVPMYVETTLVINPFLGVNNSVQLLNPPVDQGCVNRLFVHNPSAFDPDGDSLAFKLTSCRGANGQVIPGYTLPMASTSFEMNPLTGDLIWQNPMLQGEYNVAFTIEEWRNGVLVGTVTRDMQILIGACNNNPPVINAPAETCVLAGNFISFSVSATDPDNNAVVLSASGGPFVQPQNPAVINPDPASGTPTATTTFQWSTTCSHIRRNAYDVLFKARDIHPEISLTSFASSRVLVMAPAVQNLQATALGNGINLQWNPYTCNNAVGYKVYRSLGQQAWTPLQCETGVPAGSGYQLIATINQADALAYRDDANGQGLAPGNDYCYLVTAIFADGAESKASNPSCARLRRDLPVITNVTNDSLNLNSGRVWVVWSKPTELDTQQFPGPYEYQLFRLSGLTGQNPELVHTAQGLNDTIFYDQNANLNNQTNGLSYQIMFRSLTAGDIGLSRRASSVLLKANPSDRAVVLSWQTNVPWNNSRTEIFGKPANSETFTLLGSTGGNTWRHENLANGDSYHYYVRTVGAFSSPGFIAPIVNHSNVVSAVPVDNTPPCPPVLSVTPDCERIENLLSWSRLPDSCGYDLKRIRVYFATKPDGAFTLIDSLGPNTLSYLHQKERFVVGCYYLTAVDSTGNVSEASNKVCIDYDACPLFEIPNFFSPNGDGFNDELIPMGFPANNPNANINRIDLTIFNRWGNVVFKTDKPEIRWNGKVMGSGTDVADGTYFYVCDVFFEGLEGEVKLRLQGSITVMR
- the hypB gene encoding hydrogenase nickel incorporation protein HypB, with the protein product MCGTCGCGEDDHITYRKIEHPDDAHMHYHTHVHKHGDLEHSHPHHHTHSHHDGHVLHDHAHDHAHHDHPHEHDHPHAHPNPLTIRIERNILDKNLQYAERNRGYFEALKVTAFNLVSSPGSGKTTLLERTISALKAQKQLYVIEGDQQTSNDARRISQAGAPVIQINTGNGCHLDAIMVNKAVKQLDLKPESLLFIENVGNLVCPALFDLGETKRVVIISVTEGDDKPAKYPNMFETSGLCIVNKIDLLPYVDFDIESFESTLRKINRNIGIIRLSARTGEGFDQWLEWIGREAGK